In Thermus antranikianii DSM 12462, one genomic interval encodes:
- a CDS encoding thiamine-phosphate kinase, which produces MRLKDLGERALLGKLAPIGYPPGAPLPPGDDAGGVWVGEVAWLLKTDGFLYREVALLGMGPFEVGFRGVAATASDLLCKMGRPLGFTLGLFLPPDLEEDFALELVKGAAEAAGRLGAVLLGGDTNAGEEVALTVSGFALAEVPLPRRALPGDLLYLAGDRWGRTGAAIQAHYQARDLGAYPKIREAAFYPLPRLELLSLKGLLRGGLDSSDGLAETLWQLSEQGVRVDLEALPLYPDVLAFAGDEVLAHELVLYGGEEFEAVLVVPPEREAQVLARAKEAGLPLFRAGQVSEGEGVYFLGAPVKRRGYAHF; this is translated from the coding sequence ATGCGGCTTAAGGACTTGGGCGAGCGGGCGCTTCTTGGGAAGCTTGCCCCCATCGGCTATCCCCCAGGGGCTCCCCTGCCTCCCGGGGATGATGCCGGGGGGGTTTGGGTGGGGGAGGTAGCCTGGCTTTTGAAGACGGATGGCTTTCTCTACCGGGAAGTGGCCCTCCTGGGGATGGGGCCCTTTGAGGTGGGCTTCCGGGGGGTGGCGGCCACGGCCTCCGACCTTCTTTGCAAGATGGGAAGGCCCCTGGGCTTTACCCTGGGGCTTTTTCTGCCCCCGGATTTGGAGGAGGACTTCGCCCTTGAGCTGGTCAAGGGTGCGGCGGAGGCGGCAGGGCGGCTTGGGGCTGTGCTCCTTGGGGGGGACACCAACGCCGGCGAGGAGGTGGCCCTCACCGTTTCCGGCTTTGCCCTGGCGGAGGTTCCCCTACCCCGGAGGGCCCTTCCAGGGGACCTCCTCTACCTGGCCGGGGATCGCTGGGGCAGGACGGGGGCGGCCATACAGGCCCACTACCAGGCCCGGGACCTGGGGGCATATCCGAAGATCCGGGAGGCGGCCTTCTACCCTTTGCCCCGGCTGGAACTCTTAAGCCTCAAGGGCCTCCTCCGGGGTGGCCTGGACTCCTCGGATGGCCTGGCGGAAACCCTTTGGCAACTTTCGGAACAGGGGGTGCGGGTGGACCTCGAGGCCCTTCCCCTTTACCCCGATGTGCTGGCCTTCGCCGGGGATGAGGTCCTGGCCCATGAGCTGGTCCTTTACGGGGGAGAGGAGTTCGAGGCGGTGCTGGTGGTTCCCCCGGAGCGGGAGGCCCAGGTCCTGGCCCGGGCGAAGGAGGCGGGGCTTCCCCTTTTTCGCGCCGGCCAGGTGTCCGAGGGAGAGGGGGTGTACTTCCTGGGCGCACCCGTAAAGCGGCGGGGTTACGCCCACTTCTAG
- a CDS encoding 2-phosphosulfolactate phosphatase, with product MCRVDLCLTPARGPLVLVEVLPAGSLLTQLLAQGALEVWVAPGPKVARLLAQELGQGVLLLGEVEGFPPEGFHGRLSLVDLESTPVAGKKAILVAPLLNASLLPGEEEVYVAGFRNAKAVLEALRSLKGLVLRPSGAPEPLLSAVVAAGFLQKRLSPDGPTTLATALLKAFPDPQEALFQSPEGQALHKEGRTEELARASLIGVDPVVPRLAGVRFFPKAEFGLTQDRYAQRFVAWNG from the coding sequence GTGTGCCGGGTTGACCTTTGCCTTACGCCGGCCCGTGGCCCCCTGGTCCTGGTGGAGGTCCTCCCCGCAGGAAGCCTCCTCACCCAGCTCCTGGCCCAAGGAGCCTTGGAGGTCTGGGTGGCCCCAGGGCCCAAGGTGGCCCGCCTTCTGGCCCAGGAACTGGGACAAGGGGTCCTTCTCCTGGGCGAGGTGGAAGGCTTCCCTCCCGAGGGCTTCCACGGCCGGCTTTCCTTGGTGGACTTGGAAAGCACCCCTGTGGCGGGGAAAAAGGCCATCCTGGTGGCTCCCCTCCTTAACGCCAGCCTCCTGCCCGGGGAGGAGGAGGTGTACGTGGCGGGGTTTCGCAACGCCAAAGCGGTCCTGGAAGCCCTTCGCAGCCTAAAGGGGCTGGTGCTCCGACCCTCCGGGGCCCCGGAGCCCCTGCTCTCGGCGGTGGTGGCCGCCGGCTTCTTGCAGAAGCGCCTCTCCCCCGATGGCCCCACCACCCTGGCCACCGCCCTCCTCAAGGCCTTCCCCGATCCCCAGGAGGCCCTCTTCCAAAGCCCGGAGGGCCAGGCCCTTCACAAGGAGGGGCGCACGGAGGAGCTGGCGCGGGCAAGCCTCATCGGGGTGGATCCCGTGGTGCCCAGGCTTGCCGGGGTACGCTTCTTCCCCAAGGCGGAGTTCGGCCTGACCCAGGACCGCTACGCCCAGAGGTTTGTGGCATGGAACGGGTAG
- a CDS encoding WecB/TagA/CpsF family glycosyltransferase, protein MERVELLGLPLDPVRMEEALARIQGFLKEEGTHQVVTLNPEIAVRAQEDQALRQAILEAELVTPDGVGILWAAKRLLGLELKERVTGVDLTLALLRRFPGIRVYLLGGRPGVAERAALEARRLGAEVVGHHHGYFQEEEGVVEDIRQKAPDLLLVGMGERQETFIHRHKAHLRAKVAMGVGGTLDVLAGEARRPPAWAQRLGLEWLLRVGLDPKRWKRAPRLFRFAYMVLKERR, encoded by the coding sequence ATGGAACGGGTAGAACTCTTAGGCCTTCCCCTGGACCCTGTGCGGATGGAGGAGGCCCTGGCCCGAATCCAGGGCTTCCTAAAGGAGGAAGGCACCCACCAGGTGGTCACCCTGAACCCGGAGATCGCCGTGCGGGCCCAGGAGGACCAGGCCCTCAGGCAAGCCATCCTCGAGGCGGAGCTGGTAACCCCGGATGGGGTGGGCATCCTCTGGGCCGCCAAAAGGCTTTTGGGCCTGGAGCTCAAGGAGCGGGTCACCGGGGTGGACCTCACCCTGGCCCTTCTGCGCCGCTTCCCCGGTATCCGGGTCTACCTCCTGGGGGGCAGGCCCGGGGTGGCGGAGCGGGCGGCCCTCGAGGCCAGGCGGCTCGGGGCGGAGGTGGTCGGGCACCACCACGGCTACTTCCAGGAGGAGGAAGGGGTGGTGGAGGACATCCGGCAAAAGGCCCCGGACCTCCTCCTGGTGGGCATGGGGGAAAGGCAGGAAACCTTTATCCACCGGCACAAGGCCCACCTGAGGGCCAAGGTGGCCATGGGGGTGGGGGGTACCCTGGACGTGCTGGCCGGCGAGGCCCGACGACCCCCGGCCTGGGCGCAGAGGCTCGGCCTGGAGTGGCTTCTCCGGGTAGGCCTCGACCCCAAGCGTTGGAAAAGGGCTCCCAGGCTTTTCCGCTTCGCTTATATGGTTCTCAAGGAAAGGCGCTAG
- a CDS encoding Rad52/Rad22 family DNA repair protein, whose translation MDEVWQKLSEPFPPGEVQWRIEALSRDKKRALVVPYVDARTVLDRLDRVVGPEGWQDAYEVLADAERAVKDERGERRERLVEVKCRLTVLGVTKEDVGEGDSLKAAFSDALKRAAVKFGVGRYLYRLEKQWVDYDPEKGRFTPPKLPEPSPGEEEGLGEEKPEAYRLIDQLLERLKEKGLGKEAAKIVTKYGGYGKTPEETKRLYGELRALLKG comes from the coding sequence ATGGATGAAGTCTGGCAAAAACTCTCCGAACCCTTCCCCCCCGGCGAGGTGCAGTGGCGCATCGAGGCCCTCTCCCGGGATAAAAAACGCGCCCTGGTGGTCCCCTATGTGGATGCCCGCACCGTTTTGGACCGGCTGGACCGGGTGGTGGGCCCCGAGGGGTGGCAGGACGCCTACGAGGTGCTGGCCGACGCCGAGCGTGCGGTGAAGGATGAGCGGGGGGAGCGGCGGGAACGCCTGGTGGAGGTGAAGTGCCGCCTCACGGTCCTGGGGGTGACCAAGGAGGACGTGGGGGAAGGGGATTCCCTGAAGGCGGCCTTCTCCGATGCCTTGAAGAGGGCCGCGGTGAAGTTCGGGGTGGGCCGGTACCTCTACCGCCTCGAGAAACAGTGGGTGGACTACGACCCGGAAAAGGGGCGCTTCACCCCACCCAAGCTGCCTGAACCCTCCCCTGGCGAGGAGGAGGGCCTTGGGGAGGAAAAGCCCGAGGCCTACCGGCTCATCGACCAGCTTCTGGAAAGGCTCAAGGAAAAGGGCCTGGGCAAGGAGGCCGCCAAAATCGTTACCAAGTACGGCGGCTACGGCAAAACCCCCGAGGAAACCAAGCGGCTTTACGGGGAGCTCAGGGCCCTGCTTAAGGGATGA
- a CDS encoding metallophosphoesterase, translating to MRIIAVGDLHANFPALWRILKAEGLADAGLKPTEELLSGKTHLVLLGDLVHPKTPRDYERLTGLSPFDPLDPSHLRLAAGAQIRELFRLKAFQEAAQGQVTILLGNHDEAVLRGEPILGNQHLKHLEFHPEHGGRPLPEALRAWIAGFPREVVFHGVHFAHVGPVPWLQEYDELFYAQSEPKTWWFRTPDYVERMGYRYGVYGHVPMKEGILLKERFALIDALDLGEYLELFPEKEPPRPVVKRLSHAQ from the coding sequence ATGAGAATCATCGCCGTCGGGGACCTTCACGCCAACTTCCCCGCCCTTTGGCGGATCCTGAAGGCAGAGGGCCTGGCGGACGCTGGGCTTAAGCCCACGGAGGAGCTCCTTTCGGGGAAGACCCACCTGGTCCTCCTGGGAGACCTGGTCCACCCCAAGACCCCCAGGGACTACGAACGCCTGACGGGGCTTAGCCCCTTCGACCCCCTGGACCCAAGCCACCTGCGCCTGGCGGCAGGGGCCCAGATCCGGGAGCTCTTCCGGCTAAAGGCCTTTCAGGAGGCAGCCCAGGGGCAGGTGACCATCCTCCTGGGCAACCACGACGAGGCGGTGCTGAGGGGAGAACCCATCCTGGGAAACCAGCACCTCAAGCACCTGGAGTTCCATCCCGAGCACGGAGGGCGCCCCCTTCCCGAGGCCCTCAGGGCCTGGATAGCGGGCTTCCCCCGGGAGGTGGTCTTCCACGGGGTGCACTTCGCCCACGTGGGGCCCGTGCCCTGGCTCCAGGAGTACGACGAGCTCTTCTACGCCCAAAGCGAGCCCAAAACCTGGTGGTTCCGTACCCCCGACTACGTGGAGCGGATGGGCTACCGCTACGGCGTGTACGGCCATGTGCCCATGAAGGAGGGCATCCTGCTCAAGGAACGCTTCGCCCTCATCGACGCCCTGGACCTAGGGGAGTACCTGGAGCTTTTCCCGGAGAAGGAGCCCCCGCGCCCCGTGGTCAAGCGCCTGAGCCATGCTCAATAA
- the rsmA gene encoding 16S rRNA (adenine(1518)-N(6)/adenine(1519)-N(6))-dimethyltransferase RsmA, giving the protein MLNNLTSPKGIRELLKRHGLFADKRLGQNFLVSEAHLRRIVEAAKPFTGPVYEVGPGLGVLTRALAEAGAQVTAIEKDLRLKPVLEETLRGLPVHLVFADALTYPWEEVPENSLLVANLPYNIATPLVTRLLRTGRFARLVFLVQKEVAERMVARPNTPSYGLLSLRVAYHAQAEKLFDLPPGAFFPPPKVVSSLVRLTPRKVPDDPALFQLLEAAFSKRRKTLKNALTAAGYPKEEVEEALRSLGLPPDIRAEALDLSHFQRLKDLLYTRV; this is encoded by the coding sequence ATGCTCAATAACCTCACCTCCCCCAAAGGAATACGGGAACTCCTGAAGCGCCACGGGCTTTTCGCCGACAAGCGCCTGGGGCAAAACTTTCTGGTTTCGGAAGCCCACCTAAGGCGCATCGTGGAGGCGGCCAAACCCTTCACCGGCCCCGTTTACGAGGTAGGGCCTGGCCTTGGGGTCCTCACCCGGGCCCTGGCGGAGGCGGGAGCCCAGGTCACGGCCATCGAAAAGGACCTGCGGCTTAAGCCCGTGCTGGAGGAAACCCTGAGGGGTCTTCCCGTCCATTTGGTCTTCGCCGATGCCCTCACCTACCCTTGGGAGGAGGTGCCGGAAAATAGCCTTCTGGTGGCCAATCTCCCCTACAACATCGCCACCCCCTTGGTCACCCGTCTCCTCAGGACCGGGCGGTTTGCCCGCCTGGTCTTTCTGGTGCAGAAGGAGGTAGCCGAACGCATGGTGGCCCGGCCCAATACCCCTTCCTACGGCCTCCTCTCCCTGCGGGTGGCCTACCACGCCCAGGCGGAGAAGCTCTTCGACCTTCCCCCCGGGGCCTTCTTTCCCCCTCCCAAGGTGGTGAGCAGCCTGGTGCGCCTCACCCCCAGGAAGGTGCCGGACGACCCCGCCCTTTTCCAGCTCCTCGAGGCCGCCTTTTCCAAGCGGCGCAAGACCCTGAAAAACGCCCTCACCGCCGCCGGATACCCCAAGGAGGAGGTGGAGGAGGCCCTTAGGAGCCTGGGCCTTCCCCCGGATATTCGGGCGGAGGCCTTGGACCTATCCCATTTCCAGAGGCTCAAGGATCTTCTCTACACCAGGGTGTAA
- a CDS encoding NADH-quinone oxidoreductase subunit A, whose protein sequence is MAPIAEYVSILIYLGVALFIGVAALVVGALLGPKKPGKAKLMPYESGNDPAGEVKRFPVHFYVVAMLFILFDVEVAFLWPYAVSAGTLGLYGFLGVAGFTLLLFVGFLYEWWKGVMRWH, encoded by the coding sequence TTGGCGCCGATCGCGGAGTACGTGAGCATCCTGATCTATCTGGGGGTGGCCCTTTTCATCGGGGTGGCGGCCCTGGTGGTGGGGGCCCTCCTGGGTCCCAAGAAACCGGGGAAGGCCAAGCTGATGCCCTACGAGTCGGGGAACGACCCGGCGGGGGAGGTCAAGCGCTTCCCCGTCCACTTCTACGTGGTGGCCATGCTGTTCATCCTCTTTGACGTGGAGGTGGCCTTCCTCTGGCCCTATGCGGTGAGCGCAGGCACGCTCGGCCTGTACGGCTTCCTGGGCGTGGCGGGCTTCACCCTGCTCCTCTTCGTGGGCTTCCTCTACGAGTGGTGGAAGGGGGTGATGCGGTGGCACTGA
- a CDS encoding NuoB/complex I 20 kDa subunit family protein — MALKDLFERDVQELEREGILFTTLEKLVAWGRSNSLWPATFGLACCAIEMMASTDARNDLARFGSEVFRASPRQADVMIVAGRLSKKMAPVMRRVWEQMPDPKWVISMGACASSGGMFNNYAIVQNVDSVVPVDVYVPGCPPRPEALIYAVMQLQKKVRGQAVNERGERLPPVAAWKRARG; from the coding sequence GTGGCACTGAAGGACCTCTTTGAGCGGGACGTGCAGGAGCTGGAGCGGGAAGGCATCCTCTTTACCACCCTGGAGAAGCTGGTGGCCTGGGGGCGCTCCAATTCCCTATGGCCCGCCACCTTCGGCCTGGCCTGCTGCGCCATCGAGATGATGGCCTCCACCGACGCCAGAAACGACCTAGCCCGCTTCGGGAGCGAGGTCTTCCGGGCAAGCCCCCGCCAAGCAGACGTGATGATCGTGGCGGGCCGGCTTTCCAAGAAGATGGCCCCCGTCATGCGGCGGGTCTGGGAGCAGATGCCCGACCCCAAGTGGGTGATCTCCATGGGGGCCTGCGCCAGCTCAGGGGGGATGTTCAACAACTACGCCATCGTGCAGAACGTGGACTCGGTGGTGCCGGTGGACGTGTACGTGCCCGGCTGTCCCCCGCGCCCCGAGGCCCTTATCTATGCGGTGATGCAGCTGCAGAAGAAGGTGCGGGGCCAGGCGGTCAACGAACGGGGCGAGAGGCTTCCCCCCGTGGCCGCCTGGAAGCGCGCCAGGGGGTGA
- a CDS encoding NADH-quinone oxidoreductase subunit C → MRLNRVLEEAQAKGYTIEDNGLGNLWVVVPREAFKEEMIHYKALGFNYLADIVGLDYLEYPDPRPERFAVVYELVSLPGWQDGDGSRFFVRVYVPEKDPRLPTVTDLWGSANFLEREVYDLFGIVFEGHPDLRKILTPEDLEGHPLRKDFPLGETPTLFREGRFIVPSEFRAALTGKNPGLTLYRGGSRKGYRALWADLMKAKEVK, encoded by the coding sequence ATGCGGCTCAATAGGGTGTTGGAAGAAGCCCAGGCCAAGGGCTACACCATAGAGGACAACGGCCTCGGCAACCTCTGGGTGGTGGTGCCTCGGGAGGCCTTTAAGGAGGAGATGATCCACTACAAGGCCCTGGGCTTTAACTACCTGGCGGACATCGTGGGCCTGGACTACTTGGAATACCCCGATCCCCGCCCGGAGCGCTTCGCCGTGGTCTACGAGCTGGTCTCCCTTCCCGGGTGGCAGGACGGGGACGGAAGCCGGTTCTTCGTCCGGGTCTACGTGCCGGAAAAGGACCCCAGGCTTCCCACCGTCACCGACCTCTGGGGAAGCGCAAACTTTTTGGAGAGGGAGGTTTACGACCTCTTTGGGATCGTCTTTGAAGGCCACCCGGATTTGCGCAAGATCCTGACCCCGGAGGACCTCGAGGGCCACCCCCTGCGCAAGGACTTCCCCCTGGGGGAAACCCCCACCCTCTTCCGCGAGGGGCGCTTCATCGTGCCCAGCGAGTTCCGGGCCGCCCTTACCGGGAAGAACCCCGGCCTCACCCTATACCGGGGGGGTAGCCGCAAGGGGTACCGGGCCCTTTGGGCCGATCTCATGAAGGCCAAGGAGGTCAAATGA
- the nuoD gene encoding NADH dehydrogenase (quinone) subunit D, translating to MKDYLDLDPRVAEEPKELRTEVMTLNVGPQHPSTHGVLRVVVTLSGEEILDLVPHIGYLHTGFEKNMEYRTYTQVITYTPRMDYLHSFAHDLAYALAVEKLVGAVVPPRAQTIRIILNELSRLASHLVFLGTGLLDLGALTPFFYAFRERETILDLFEWVTGQRFHHNYIRIGGVKEDLPEEFVPELKKFLEVMPHRIDEYEALFAESPIFYERARGVGVIPPEVAINLGLTGGSLRASGVNYDVRKAYPYAGYDTYQFDVPLGEHGDVFDRMIIRIREMRESVKIIKQALERLEPGPVRDPNPQITPPPRHLLETSMEAVIYHFKHYTEGFHPPKGEVYVPTESARGELGYYIVSDGGSMPYRVKVRAPSFVNLQSLPYACKGEQVADMVAIIASLDPVMGDVDR from the coding sequence ATGAAGGACTACCTAGACCTGGACCCAAGGGTGGCGGAGGAGCCTAAGGAGCTCCGCACGGAGGTCATGACCCTGAACGTGGGACCCCAGCATCCCTCCACCCATGGGGTGCTGCGAGTGGTGGTGACCCTATCGGGCGAAGAGATCCTAGACCTCGTCCCCCACATCGGCTACCTCCACACCGGGTTTGAGAAGAACATGGAGTACCGGACGTATACGCAGGTGATCACGTATACGCCCCGGATGGACTACCTCCACTCCTTTGCCCACGACCTGGCCTACGCCCTGGCGGTGGAGAAGCTGGTGGGGGCAGTGGTGCCCCCAAGGGCCCAGACCATCCGCATCATCCTGAACGAGCTTTCCCGCCTGGCCAGCCACCTGGTCTTCCTGGGCACCGGGCTACTGGACCTTGGGGCCCTTACCCCCTTCTTCTACGCCTTCCGGGAGCGGGAAACCATCCTGGACCTCTTCGAGTGGGTTACGGGCCAGCGCTTCCACCACAACTACATCCGCATCGGCGGGGTTAAGGAGGACCTCCCCGAGGAGTTCGTGCCCGAGCTAAAGAAGTTCCTCGAGGTCATGCCCCATCGCATCGACGAGTACGAGGCCCTCTTTGCGGAAAGCCCCATCTTCTACGAGCGGGCCCGGGGCGTGGGGGTCATCCCTCCCGAGGTGGCCATCAACCTGGGTCTCACGGGGGGCTCCCTAAGGGCCAGTGGGGTGAACTACGACGTGCGCAAGGCCTACCCCTATGCGGGCTACGACACCTACCAGTTCGATGTGCCCTTGGGGGAGCACGGGGACGTGTTCGACCGCATGATCATCCGCATCCGAGAGATGCGGGAGTCGGTGAAGATCATCAAGCAGGCCTTGGAGAGGCTGGAGCCAGGGCCGGTGCGGGACCCTAATCCCCAGATTACCCCGCCTCCCAGACACCTTTTGGAAACCTCCATGGAGGCGGTCATCTACCACTTCAAGCACTACACCGAGGGTTTCCACCCTCCCAAGGGGGAGGTGTACGTGCCCACGGAGTCCGCCAGGGGCGAGCTGGGGTACTACATCGTTTCCGACGGGGGCAGCATGCCCTACCGGGTCAAGGTGCGGGCCCCAAGCTTCGTGAACCTGCAAAGCCTCCCCTACGCCTGCAAAGGGGAACAGGTAGCCGACATGGTGGCCATCATCGCCAGCCTGGATCCCGTCATGGGCGACGTGGACCGATAG
- the nuoE gene encoding NADH-quinone oxidoreductase subunit NuoE translates to MGFFDDKQDFLEETFAKYPPEGRRSAIMPLLRRVQQEEGWIRPERIEEIARLVGTTATEVLGVASFYSYYQFVPTGRYHLQVCATLSCKLAGAEELWDYLTETLGIGPGEVTPDGLFSVQKVECLGSCHTAPVVQVNDEPYVECVTRARLEALLEGLKAGKRLEEIELPGKCGHHVHEVEV, encoded by the coding sequence ATGGGGTTTTTTGACGACAAGCAAGACTTCCTGGAGGAAACCTTCGCCAAGTATCCGCCGGAAGGACGACGCTCCGCCATCATGCCCCTCTTAAGGCGGGTGCAGCAGGAGGAGGGCTGGATCCGCCCGGAACGGATAGAGGAGATCGCCCGGCTGGTGGGCACCACGGCCACGGAGGTCCTGGGGGTGGCGAGCTTCTACTCCTACTACCAGTTCGTGCCCACAGGGCGCTATCACCTTCAGGTGTGCGCCACCTTGAGCTGTAAGCTGGCCGGGGCCGAGGAGCTTTGGGATTACCTCACGGAAACCCTGGGCATCGGCCCGGGGGAGGTGACCCCAGATGGCCTTTTCAGCGTGCAGAAGGTGGAGTGCCTGGGAAGCTGCCACACGGCCCCCGTGGTCCAGGTGAACGACGAACCCTACGTGGAATGCGTGACCCGGGCGAGGCTTGAGGCGCTCCTGGAGGGCCTTAAGGCGGGGAAGCGCCTCGAGGAGATCGAGCTCCCCGGCAAATGCGGGCACCACGTGCACGAGGTGGAGGTATGA
- the nuoF gene encoding NADH-quinone oxidoreductase subunit NuoF — MTGPIVSGHDPRFEKTLYAHVGQEGSWTLDYYLKHGGYETAKRVLREKTPEEVIEEVKRSGLRGRGGAGFPTGVKWSFMPKDGKQHYLICNADESEPGSFKDRYILEDVPHLLLEGMILAGYAIQATVGYIYVRGEYRKAADRLEAAIREARARGYLGENLFGSGFSFNVHVHRGAGAYICGEETALMNSLEGLRANPRLKPPFPAQSGLWGKPTTINNVETLAAVVPILERGADWFASMGTEQSKGMKLYQISGPVRRPGVYELPMGTTFRELIYDWAGGPLEPIQALIPGGSSTPPLPFTDEVLDTPMSYEHLQAKGSMLGTGGVILIPERVSMVDAMWNLTRFYAHESCGKCTPCREGVAGFMVNLFAKIGSGEGEEKDVENLEALLPLIEGRSFCPLADAAVWPVKGSLKHFKDQYLALVREKKPVPRVNLWR; from the coding sequence ATGACCGGGCCCATCGTTTCCGGACACGACCCCCGCTTTGAAAAAACCCTCTACGCCCACGTGGGCCAGGAGGGAAGCTGGACCCTGGACTACTACCTGAAGCACGGGGGATACGAGACCGCCAAACGGGTTTTAAGGGAGAAAACCCCGGAGGAGGTCATCGAGGAGGTGAAGCGCTCCGGGCTCAGGGGCCGGGGCGGGGCAGGCTTTCCCACAGGGGTGAAGTGGAGCTTCATGCCCAAGGATGGGAAGCAACACTACCTGATCTGCAACGCCGACGAGTCCGAGCCGGGTAGCTTCAAGGACCGCTACATCCTGGAGGATGTTCCCCACCTGCTCCTCGAGGGCATGATCCTGGCGGGCTACGCCATCCAGGCCACGGTGGGGTACATCTACGTGCGGGGGGAGTACCGGAAGGCGGCGGACCGCCTGGAGGCGGCCATCCGGGAGGCCCGCGCCCGGGGCTACCTGGGGGAAAACCTCTTCGGCAGCGGCTTCTCCTTCAACGTGCACGTGCACAGGGGGGCTGGGGCCTACATCTGCGGCGAGGAAACCGCCCTCATGAACTCCCTGGAGGGCTTGAGGGCCAATCCCCGCCTAAAGCCTCCCTTCCCTGCCCAATCCGGCCTTTGGGGCAAGCCCACCACCATCAACAACGTGGAAACCCTGGCCGCGGTGGTGCCAATCCTGGAACGGGGCGCCGACTGGTTTGCCAGCATGGGCACCGAGCAGTCCAAGGGGATGAAGCTCTACCAGATCTCCGGCCCCGTGAGGCGGCCAGGGGTTTATGAGCTACCCATGGGCACCACCTTCCGGGAACTCATCTACGACTGGGCAGGAGGGCCCCTGGAACCCATCCAGGCCCTCATCCCCGGGGGATCCTCCACCCCGCCCCTGCCCTTTACCGATGAGGTCCTGGACACCCCCATGAGCTACGAGCACCTGCAGGCCAAGGGCTCCATGCTGGGCACAGGAGGCGTGATCCTCATTCCGGAGAGGGTCAGCATGGTGGACGCCATGTGGAACCTGACCCGCTTCTACGCCCACGAGTCCTGCGGCAAGTGCACCCCCTGCCGGGAGGGGGTGGCGGGCTTCATGGTGAACCTCTTCGCCAAGATTGGCTCCGGGGAAGGGGAGGAGAAGGACGTGGAAAACCTGGAGGCCCTTCTGCCCCTCATCGAGGGCCGAAGCTTCTGCCCCCTGGCGGATGCGGCGGTGTGGCCGGTGAAAGGTTCCTTGAAGCACTTTAAGGATCAGTACCTGGCCCTGGTGCGGGAAAAGAAACCCGTGCCCAGGGTGAACCTCTGGAGGTGA